Within the Nicotiana tabacum cultivar K326 chromosome 11, ASM71507v2, whole genome shotgun sequence genome, the region AAATTTCACCCGATAGTATGTTTACTGCCTCTAGTTTAGGAGCCGGCGTTCGTGGATTATTGAATGAACCTGGGAATGCGGATAGGGTATTAACTGATGTTGTAACATATAGTCCCTGATATTTTGGGCGTTACTTGGCGCTAGTGGTCACGGGTGTAGGTTGTGTTGTCTGGTACAAGGTGGACCCTTGCTCAATGGCTAATATGCCTGATAGCACCATATTTGGCCCGCTATTCAACTACGAGAAGTATTTCGACCTACAGTATCGACCGCAGGGGTTTGAGGTCACAAAGTTTATCGATTCTGCTAATCTTACCCAGCTCGTGCTCCATGCCATTAATGAAATGCCTTTATGTGAATTAACTATTTCGGCTAGTGGATCTCTGCTTAAGGCAGTTGGGTTGGGCATAATGCTCTCATTCGCTCTTGCTGCCGGTCTTGTCCCTACTGAAATGGGATGGTGTGGATAGTCTATTAAAAATAAAAGCACTTTCTTAAACAAGATGTTTTCATAATACTTATTAAGAAAAGAGAGTAGTAAGAGTATCTAAACAGCTACGCACCTTTACTTAAGTAATTGAGTAAGGTTCTCTCTTAGCGCTTTTCTCAACCTATTCTAATAAGCTTGAACTATTCTATTAGTGAAAGCCAAGAAAGTCTACCGGACGTGGGAAAAACAGACTTCTAGTCAGGGTTGGCGCCCTAGCCTAAACCTATTAGTCTTGCTAGCTTAACGTCTTGGGAGTTCAGTAATTCCAGGGCGGGGAGAACGAAGGTTTAAGATTGGAATAAGGTCCCTAGTCTAATTCTTTTACATTCCCTCTTCTAAGAACTTCAGTCAAAAGGCAGTGATGTGAAATAACCATTCTAAGTACGGGCTTTTCCCCTACAGTGGGAAATAACCATTCGGAGGACTAAGACTAAAAAGAGGGCGCTGATACATCGACAACTCAATTAGACCGGCACAACCTATCCAGGAATCTGGACCTGAACCCCTAAAATGGTAATTTTATATTCTATTTAGCTGCCTTACGTAGACTAATAGAATCCTCCAGTGCCCTTCAACCTTTAGTCACTAGTAGAGTCCGAGCTAAACTAGGATACGCCCCCACTCACTTCCCCTACCAACCATCAGGGGTCAATGATTTATGTTCAAGGTTCCCTCGGTGTATAAAAAAGGTTGCTcagtaagaaaaaagaaaaagataggcTCTCAAAAGGCTAACCtggctttttcttcttcttcttaccggagttaatatattttttcttattcttatTCTTCTTCGGTGGATGGATGAAAGAGTAGGTGAAGAGTTACTCTGCCCCTGCCTTTGAATAGTAGCTTTCTTAGGGGAATCTGGCCTTTGACTCTAGCCTTGCTTATCTTTGATGATACTATCGGATTGTATCCTATATTTATATAGAAGTACTCTTTTATCTTGTCTCGCGTAGTCTTTCACATTCACTGGTTTTGTATCAACCCAATCTTGATTATTGTCATACACCGGTTCCCTCTTGGTATTAGTTTGGGTACTTAACTTCACTAATTTGGTCTTTTTCATGATGTCCAGTGTTGCCCAATTTATTAGGAAGTTAGAATCAACAAGGGCCACTATTCTCCGTTTTAAATCAGCGTATTGTGTTTCATACCACTTATCACTGACCAATGGTTTAGCTAACCCCTTATGTTTAATTATGATCTGATTTTTATCAGTCCAAAGACAATAACCCTTTGGTGATAAAAAGATACCTTTACTTAATTTGTGCTCCAGCTTAAACTTCCCCAATTCAGTGGGTGAGACATCATCATCAGGAAGAGGACTCCCAAGGATAACTGAGTCTGTATCCGTGTAGTAACAATCTTCTCTTGAATTGTAAGGATGCATATGGATACGAGCGCATGTTGTGATAGCCGCTGATATCTGAACTGCTGCTATCCTTGGCGGCCTCCACTCCGCGTCTGGAACCCGTTCTGTATTAGTCTTATAGGCAATAATGTAGTATTTATCGCTAAGCTTCTCCGCATACTGGAACCCTGTTGTTATAATTAATTGATTATATTTATCATAATTGCAGACCTCTGTCTGTATGGATTCAGGGTTAATACCAAATCTACCGTATAATGAATTCATAAGGATCTTGTACACATAGGCCATGGCCTCATTACCTTCTTTTCTTGCCTTTAACCAGCTCTCAAAGAGGGAGCCAACTAACTCCCCGAATGGGCTGCCAGGATTCATCTTTTGAAACATGTAGCCCGAAAGAGGGATTACCTTGTAGCCTACGCTTCTAGCATATTTTAACTCTTCACTATAATAAACACTGACAAATTCACATGTAGGGAATATTAGTATTTTAGATTTAGGATCTTTATAGGGTAAGAAAGGTCGTTTTATATGTGGAGGGCACTCTATATAAGCCTTAAAAAATCCAAACAAGCTATCTAATTTGACGCTCTCCAAATTGCCCCGCCAGACAGGCTCACCCCTAGGCATTGGGTAGTTTTTCATAATATATGGGTATAATGAGTTTACATCATAGTAATATAGATTATAACCTATAGGTTTATATACATCGGTATGGACCCTACAGTATCCACGGCGAATGAATGTATCTTCATTCTGATTGGGAATATAGATTGGGGAGTTTTCTTGATCGTAATAGCAAGAGCGAAAAATATCTAGAGCTAACGCTGACAAGGTCCTTTTTTCACGATATCAACTCGATACAGAGAATAATACATAGCTTGATCTGTATGCATAATGCCACCTAATAAAAGGATATCCCGTTTCATATACTCCAATAATTCTTCCCGTATCTGGATAAGATTCAACTCTTGCACTTTATCATACTGTATACATCCTTTAGCCCCTAATTGGGGACAGAGATTTTTAGCTAAGGTATTGAGATTACTCGGGAGAAGCATGAGTGAATCCCTTAGACGAAATAGCATTTTCTCATCGCGATACACAACTAACTCATATAGCAAGTTGTTCCTCATAACAGGTTTAAAGGTGTGTTTAGTATCATGACTAGcgaaatatttcaaaaatagaataCCATCAAATCGTGATAAGTTGTGGAAGTAGACAGTATGAATTGATCGATTTTTGCTCACTACGACTGCTAACCACTCTAGAAAGTCGGACAACATCTTATTACTCCTTTTATGGATAGTTGGAAATAGAGACGCCGGATTGTCTTCACTGAAATACATTTCAATACTATAGCCCATATCTTCTGACGGAGCATCACCCGGTTCAACCACTAAAAAACCCGCAACATATGGCATGTGGATATCGTTTATCATAACTATCTCAGTATCGGCAACAATGAAAGGCTTCCTTTCCTTAGAAGTTGATTTGAGTCTTGTGATATGCTTAAAGAAAAAAGAATGCTTGAAGATTTCTAGTCATATCGAGAAGTTCTTTAAGTCGAGGTTTCCTCATATTGTAAACCTAATGACTTTAATCTGCTCTGTAGGATAGTTAGCATCAGCTATGGGTAGACCGGTCTACTATTCAACACCAGTTTTTAATACAGTCCAGGACTATATGAAATCGAAAGCTGTCAAAATATGGATATATGATCGTCCCAGCAAGAAAAGACG harbors:
- the LOC107825381 gene encoding DNA polymerase-like, producing the protein MNPGSPFGELVGSLFESWLKARKEGNEAMAYVYKILMNSLYGRFGINPESIQTEVCNYDKYNQLIITTGFQYAEKLSDKYYIIAYKTNTERVPDAEWRPPRIAAVQISAAITTCARIHMHPYNSREDCYYTDTDSVILGSPLPDDDVSPTELGKFKLEHKLSKGIFLSPKGYCLWTDKNQIIIKHKGLAKPLVSDKWYETQYADLKRRIVALVDSNFLINWATLDIMKKTKLVKLSTQTNTKREPVYDNNQDWVDTKPVNVKDYARQDKRVLLYKYRIQSDSIIKDKQG